In Streptomyces sp. DG2A-72, one genomic interval encodes:
- a CDS encoding DUF4442 domain-containing protein, producing the protein MDTTALARTLLDIPAHRTAAIEVLSAADGTAELTCPTPEPLTNVIGSLHSSGLIALADAAGLAAIIAESTGPDDMTGVVPLGTNASMEFLAPARGRLVATCRLTREARDAVRPLLARETDRARLSTHTEITDAAGAVVCRGTFDWSVRRRN; encoded by the coding sequence ATGGACACCACCGCACTCGCCCGCACCCTGCTCGACATCCCCGCGCACCGTACGGCCGCCATCGAGGTCCTCAGCGCCGCCGACGGCACCGCCGAACTAACCTGCCCCACCCCGGAGCCCCTCACCAATGTGATCGGCTCCCTCCACTCCAGCGGCCTCATCGCCCTCGCCGACGCGGCGGGCCTGGCCGCGATCATCGCCGAGAGCACGGGCCCCGACGACATGACGGGCGTCGTCCCGCTGGGCACCAACGCGAGCATGGAGTTCCTGGCCCCGGCGCGCGGGCGCCTGGTCGCCACCTGCCGTCTGACGCGGGAAGCGCGGGATGCCGTACGACCGCTGCTGGCGCGCGAGACCGACCGGGCCCGGCTCTCCACCCACACGGAGATCACGGACGCGGCGGGGGCCGTGGTGTGCCGGGGGACGTTCGACTGGAGTGTGCGGCGCAGGAACTGA
- a CDS encoding DUF6479 family protein — MSTAAFEVAATASDVLNVIAAFAGGLFIAGALIWAVRLGMRVRDQEPPRPRPEEQPHLPVTGPVHEIREIREPDEVPQSERERLMPYELHHSRTKRGKDQHRKRWLPGTSGGFGSGGIGHV, encoded by the coding sequence ATGAGTACGGCAGCGTTTGAGGTAGCAGCCACGGCGAGTGACGTACTGAACGTGATAGCCGCCTTCGCCGGAGGACTGTTCATCGCCGGTGCACTGATCTGGGCCGTGCGGCTCGGCATGCGGGTCAGGGACCAGGAACCCCCACGGCCTCGCCCGGAGGAACAGCCCCACCTTCCCGTCACCGGCCCGGTTCATGAGATCCGGGAGATACGGGAACCGGACGAGGTCCCCCAGTCGGAGCGGGAACGGCTCATGCCGTACGAGCTCCACCACTCACGCACCAAGCGAGGAAAGGACCAGCACCGCAAGCGCTGGCTCCCCGGCACCAGCGGCGGCTTCGGCAGCGGCGGCATAGGCCACGTCTGA
- a CDS encoding luciferase family protein: MTLAQRALERLEAWPDLTAVQASCGTGRALRSRRCEIVHFHSDHEVDLHLTSGAIRRFAEDLERSTAIRVVPGSRWVTVHLDCETDVDLLASLVSVALQAHEKPSPPGALPPAGCNFHRVTVLPRQHERG, encoded by the coding sequence ATGACACTGGCCCAGCGTGCCCTGGAGCGACTGGAAGCCTGGCCCGACCTCACGGCGGTACAGGCCAGTTGCGGTACCGGGCGCGCACTGCGCTCCCGGCGCTGTGAAATCGTTCACTTCCACTCCGACCACGAAGTGGACCTGCATCTCACCAGCGGTGCCATCAGGCGTTTCGCCGAGGACCTGGAGCGGTCCACGGCGATCCGAGTGGTGCCCGGTTCCCGGTGGGTGACGGTTCACCTCGACTGCGAGACCGACGTCGACCTGCTGGCCAGCCTGGTGAGCGTCGCCCTCCAGGCCCATGAGAAACCGTCGCCGCCCGGCGCGCTCCCGCCCGCCGGCTGCAACTTCCACCGCGTCACGGTCCTGCCCAGACAGCACGAGCGGGGCTGA
- a CDS encoding DUF4142 domain-containing protein → MGGALSLTLAALAYPGMLGLQTVAGSGDRIIAQTSAGSLTEADRDFVVKVRAAGLWEYPVGQMALEKGTTKAVVTAGEHLIAGHAALDAAVRKIAPELGITIPNRPSPQQQGFVATLQADSGRQFDTDMANILRVTHGQIFNTIAKIRANTRNTLVRQLADQANDTVLDHITVMEKTGLVDMDEVLFQETSPPKLPAEDMTPPPPSPGQSEVVLTPPPTSSPEPTTG, encoded by the coding sequence ATCGGCGGCGCCCTGAGCCTCACCCTGGCCGCGCTCGCCTACCCGGGAATGCTCGGCCTTCAGACGGTGGCCGGTTCGGGGGACCGGATCATCGCGCAGACCTCGGCGGGGTCGCTGACGGAGGCGGACCGGGACTTCGTGGTGAAGGTGCGGGCGGCCGGGCTGTGGGAGTACCCGGTGGGACAGATGGCGCTGGAGAAGGGCACGACCAAGGCCGTCGTCACAGCCGGTGAGCATCTGATCGCCGGACACGCCGCGCTCGACGCCGCCGTCCGCAAGATCGCCCCCGAGCTGGGCATCACGATCCCCAACCGGCCGAGCCCTCAGCAGCAGGGCTTCGTCGCGACGCTCCAGGCGGACAGCGGCAGGCAGTTCGACACCGATATGGCCAACATCCTGCGCGTGACGCACGGCCAGATCTTCAACACGATCGCGAAGATCCGCGCCAACACCAGGAACACCCTGGTCCGCCAACTCGCCGACCAGGCCAACGACACCGTCCTGGACCACATCACGGTCATGGAGAAGACGGGCCTGGTCGACATGGACGAGGTCCTCTTCCAGGAGACCAGCCCTCCCAAGCTCCCCGCCGAGGACATGACCCCGCCACCCCCGTCCCCGGGCCAGTCCGAGGTTGTCCTCACCCCGCCGCCGACCAGCTCACCCGAGCCGACGACGGGATGA
- a CDS encoding lysyl oxidase family protein, with protein MTSQQHRTRVKRSALAVSAALAVVAGVAATAPGAGAAPSSTPGKPKLKLIAASNAVTLDRWEWEGESGVYLDLGTYVTVDDAPLEFRVKRKSYKDPVVAQQILRDGTKTTTKTLPAGLVKDFSGLPGFLEVSVKDAAGQEVAKTKGTFCPNNASGRIRPDGAATSHYPESCPYNPFTLGSVWGVEKGWASNSSTVDYDKPLDLPAGEYTAKVRVAKKYRDLFGIPDSRPTIKVTVRQRGNGGGGAGLTAHSGHSGHSAHQAAGHAGHHGPDAPTPGALSHALEDRGLAHHLGDGRGHTDGSRIAPALKPAIKRPTGRAGVPADVPKPDLRSLPAFNIAISDGEDGDAPGKDYLAFSANVWNAGPAPLVVDGFRSPGKDLMDAYQYFYDAAGKQVGYTPTGTMEWDPRVGHEHWHFTDFASYRLLSADQTKEVRSGKEAFCLANTDAVDYTVKNANWKPYNTDLSTACGQENSISVREVLDVGSGDTYTQNIPGQSFDITDVPNGTYYIQVIANPEKRLKETKTTNNVALRKVVLGGAPGARTVSVPPHHLINAG; from the coding sequence ATGACCAGTCAGCAACATCGCACGCGTGTGAAACGCTCGGCACTCGCCGTCTCCGCGGCGCTCGCCGTCGTAGCCGGAGTCGCCGCCACCGCTCCCGGCGCCGGGGCGGCGCCGTCGAGCACACCCGGCAAGCCGAAGCTCAAGCTGATCGCCGCCTCGAACGCCGTGACGCTCGACCGCTGGGAGTGGGAGGGGGAGTCCGGCGTCTACCTGGACCTGGGGACGTATGTCACTGTCGACGACGCGCCGCTGGAGTTCAGGGTCAAGCGCAAGTCGTACAAGGACCCCGTCGTAGCCCAGCAGATCCTGCGCGACGGCACGAAGACCACGACCAAGACCCTCCCCGCCGGCCTGGTGAAGGACTTCTCCGGGCTGCCCGGCTTCCTGGAGGTGTCCGTCAAGGACGCGGCCGGCCAGGAGGTGGCCAAGACCAAGGGCACCTTCTGCCCGAACAACGCCTCCGGCCGTATCCGCCCCGACGGCGCGGCGACCTCGCACTATCCGGAGAGCTGCCCCTACAACCCGTTCACACTGGGCTCGGTGTGGGGCGTGGAGAAGGGCTGGGCGTCCAACTCCAGCACCGTCGACTACGACAAACCGCTGGACCTGCCGGCCGGTGAGTACACGGCGAAGGTGCGGGTGGCGAAGAAGTACCGGGACCTGTTCGGCATCCCCGACAGCCGGCCGACGATCAAGGTGACGGTACGTCAGCGCGGCAACGGGGGCGGCGGCGCGGGACTGACCGCCCACTCCGGCCACTCCGGCCACTCCGCGCATCAGGCCGCCGGCCACGCGGGCCACCACGGCCCCGACGCCCCCACCCCCGGCGCCCTCTCGCACGCCCTCGAAGACCGGGGCCTCGCCCACCACTTGGGCGACGGACGCGGCCACACCGACGGCTCCCGCATCGCTCCCGCGCTGAAGCCGGCCATCAAGCGGCCCACCGGCCGGGCGGGCGTCCCGGCCGACGTGCCCAAGCCCGACCTGCGTTCCCTGCCCGCCTTCAACATCGCCATCAGCGACGGCGAGGACGGCGACGCACCCGGCAAGGACTACCTCGCCTTCAGCGCCAACGTCTGGAACGCGGGCCCCGCCCCCCTCGTCGTGGACGGCTTCCGCAGCCCCGGCAAGGACCTGATGGACGCCTACCAGTACTTCTACGACGCGGCCGGCAAGCAGGTCGGCTACACCCCCACCGGCACCATGGAGTGGGACCCGCGCGTCGGCCACGAGCACTGGCACTTCACCGACTTCGCCAGCTACCGCCTGCTCAGCGCGGACCAGACGAAGGAGGTCCGCAGCGGCAAGGAGGCGTTCTGCCTGGCCAACACGGACGCCGTCGACTACACGGTGAAGAACGCCAACTGGAAGCCGTACAACACCGATCTGTCGACCGCCTGCGGCCAGGAGAACTCCATCTCCGTACGGGAGGTCCTCGACGTCGGCTCCGGCGACACGTACACCCAGAACATTCCCGGGCAGTCCTTCGACATCACCGACGTGCCGAACGGCACGTACTACATCCAGGTCATCGCCAACCCGGAGAAGCGCCTGAAGGAAACCAAGACCACCAACAACGTGGCCCTGCGCAAGGTCGTCCTGGGCGGCGCCCCGGGCGCCCGCACGGTGTCCGTCCCGCCGCACCACCTGATCAACGCCGGCTAG
- a CDS encoding peptidoglycan-binding protein: MSTKTGPQRYPGASRANWYQDDFGGDAMEVNVVVLHTTEGRNLPGYGGGGSAPNLTAVPDLSAKKLKWYQHFDVETSSRALQNLRGGVETNTLNVCQVELVGTCDPKTHKKWQAADQSHIYWPDAPDWALLGVARFLAWMHEEHGVPLTGPKAWPAYPTSYGNGGGQRMSGAKWNGFKGVCGHMHVPENCVHPDTPILCGDLTWRQAGDLQVGDEIVSFDEETVKIGNANGGRRYRRGTVTRNEPGMKDSYRITTTEGEVVASADHPWLVRFPYANRGPRIAWVASKDLDPLKHRIVSIGRPWVPEDTRAAGWMAGVLDADGHASAGGRHGSWVGFGQVDGAVLDLFLAECDRRGWQTKVIRRDQTQRNSIAKNPKDFTDVRINGGMWASCRVLGTLRPERLLPVAARMWEGAVVGKTTGDTAVLQVEHIGLQPIASLSTDTHTYVADGLLCHNTHGDPGAIDFAQLLKHARAELDLDDDTPPETQPSKPAKPKVPAFPGRKYFREGASNKYVLQLGKQLVKRGFGDHYRVGPSQAWGEADRLNVRDFQKSRKELRGDADGYPGPLTWRLLFA, from the coding sequence GTGAGCACCAAAACAGGACCGCAGCGGTACCCCGGAGCGAGCCGCGCGAACTGGTACCAGGACGACTTCGGCGGCGACGCGATGGAGGTCAACGTCGTCGTCCTGCACACCACCGAGGGCCGCAACCTGCCCGGGTACGGCGGTGGCGGCTCAGCCCCGAACCTCACGGCCGTGCCCGACCTCTCCGCCAAGAAGCTGAAGTGGTACCAGCACTTCGACGTGGAGACCTCGTCCAGAGCGCTGCAGAACCTGCGCGGCGGCGTCGAGACGAACACGCTCAACGTGTGCCAGGTCGAGCTGGTCGGCACCTGCGACCCCAAGACGCACAAGAAGTGGCAGGCCGCGGACCAGTCGCACATCTACTGGCCCGACGCCCCCGACTGGGCGCTGCTGGGCGTCGCGCGCTTCCTCGCCTGGATGCACGAGGAGCACGGTGTTCCGCTGACCGGCCCGAAGGCATGGCCCGCCTACCCGACGTCGTACGGGAACGGCGGCGGCCAGCGGATGTCCGGCGCGAAGTGGAACGGGTTCAAGGGGGTGTGCGGGCACATGCACGTCCCGGAGAACTGCGTCCACCCAGACACCCCAATCCTGTGCGGCGATCTGACGTGGCGACAGGCCGGTGATCTCCAAGTCGGCGACGAGATCGTGTCGTTCGACGAAGAGACCGTAAAGATCGGCAACGCCAACGGTGGGCGGCGATACCGGCGAGGCACCGTCACCCGCAACGAGCCGGGCATGAAGGACTCATATCGCATCACGACCACCGAAGGGGAGGTCGTAGCTTCGGCCGATCATCCATGGCTGGTGCGTTTCCCCTACGCGAATCGCGGCCCCCGAATCGCCTGGGTGGCCAGCAAAGATCTCGACCCGCTCAAGCACCGCATCGTCAGCATCGGCCGCCCATGGGTGCCCGAGGACACCCGCGCGGCCGGGTGGATGGCCGGCGTCCTCGATGCCGACGGACACGCCTCTGCGGGAGGCCGACACGGATCCTGGGTCGGCTTCGGGCAAGTGGACGGCGCAGTCCTCGACCTGTTCCTTGCGGAGTGCGATCGACGTGGGTGGCAGACCAAGGTCATCCGCCGTGACCAAACGCAGAGGAACTCCATCGCCAAGAACCCGAAGGACTTCACAGACGTTCGGATCAACGGAGGGATGTGGGCATCCTGCCGAGTGCTCGGCACGCTGCGCCCCGAGCGTCTGCTTCCAGTTGCCGCTCGCATGTGGGAGGGAGCCGTCGTCGGTAAAACGACGGGCGATACGGCAGTGCTACAGGTCGAGCACATCGGCCTGCAGCCGATCGCTTCACTGTCCACCGACACGCACACGTACGTAGCTGATGGTCTGCTCTGCCACAACACGCACGGCGACCCCGGTGCAATCGACTTCGCCCAGCTCCTCAAGCACGCAAGGGCAGAGCTGGACCTCGACGACGACACCCCGCCCGAGACCCAGCCGTCCAAGCCCGCCAAGCCGAAGGTGCCCGCCTTCCCGGGCCGCAAGTACTTCCGCGAGGGCGCCTCCAACAAGTACGTCCTGCAGCTGGGCAAGCAGCTCGTCAAGCGCGGCTTCGGCGACCACTACCGGGTCGGCCCCAGCCAGGCCTGGGGCGAGGCCGACCGCCTCAACGTCCGCGACTTCCAGAAGTCCCGCAAGGAACTGCGCGGGGACGCGGACGGCTACCCGGGCCCGCTGACCTGGCGGCTCCTGTTCGCGTAG
- a CDS encoding glycoside hydrolase family 13 protein — MPDLSSRDPNWWRQAVIYQVYPRSFADADGDGLGDLKGITQRLNHLAALGVDALWLSPFYPSELADGGYDVADYRDVDPRLGTLDDFDAMVEEAHRLGLKVMVDIVPNHTSDQHVWFQEALRAGPGSAARDRYVFRDGRGANGELPPTDWQSVFGGSAWRRLPDGQWYLHLFTPEQPDLNWDNEEVRADFRTTLRFWSDRGVDGFRVDVAHALAKDLSEPLRDLGAPELSAEAALPHFAPGTHPFYDRDEVHEIYRDWRKILDAYIPPRMAVAEAWVPGARRARYARPDELGQAFNFEYLQAGWDAGELKQVISDSLATARAAGASATWVLSNHDVVRHASRLMLPPGTDPDAWLLSDGTAPAVDESAGLRRARAATLLMLALPGSSYVYQGEELGLPEVADLPAEVLQDPIWEQTGHTSKGRDGCRVPLPWTTSGPSYGFGAGAAWLPQPASFASYAVEAQDGVEGSTLELYRRALRLRRKLLEGEELTWVADTPPGVLAFARGDGWRCVANLSDTAIALPPGEVLLGSRPIEDGRIGPDTTVWLA, encoded by the coding sequence GTGCCCGACCTCTCGTCCCGCGACCCCAACTGGTGGCGTCAGGCCGTCATCTACCAGGTCTATCCGCGCAGCTTCGCCGACGCAGACGGCGACGGGCTCGGGGACCTGAAGGGCATCACCCAGCGCCTGAACCACCTCGCCGCCCTGGGCGTCGACGCCCTGTGGCTGAGCCCCTTCTACCCCTCCGAACTCGCCGACGGCGGCTATGACGTCGCCGACTACCGCGACGTCGACCCCCGCCTCGGAACCCTCGACGACTTCGACGCCATGGTCGAGGAGGCGCATCGCCTCGGCCTGAAGGTGATGGTCGACATTGTCCCGAACCACACCTCGGACCAGCACGTCTGGTTCCAGGAGGCCCTGCGCGCGGGACCGGGATCAGCGGCCCGTGACCGGTATGTCTTCCGCGACGGCCGCGGCGCGAACGGCGAGCTCCCGCCCACCGACTGGCAGTCCGTCTTCGGTGGCAGCGCGTGGCGGCGCCTTCCTGACGGGCAGTGGTATCTGCACCTGTTCACCCCCGAGCAGCCCGACCTCAACTGGGACAACGAAGAGGTCCGCGCCGACTTCCGCACCACTCTGCGCTTCTGGTCGGACCGAGGCGTGGACGGCTTCCGCGTCGACGTCGCCCACGCCCTCGCCAAGGACCTGAGCGAGCCGCTGCGTGACCTCGGCGCCCCCGAACTCAGCGCCGAGGCCGCCCTCCCGCACTTCGCCCCCGGCACCCACCCCTTCTACGACCGCGACGAGGTCCACGAGATCTACCGCGACTGGCGCAAGATCCTCGACGCCTACATTCCGCCGCGTATGGCGGTCGCCGAGGCCTGGGTCCCGGGCGCCCGCCGCGCGCGGTACGCCCGCCCCGACGAACTGGGCCAGGCCTTCAACTTCGAGTACTTGCAGGCTGGTTGGGATGCCGGTGAGCTGAAGCAGGTCATCAGCGACTCCCTCGCCACCGCCCGCGCCGCCGGCGCCTCCGCCACCTGGGTGCTGTCCAACCACGACGTCGTCCGCCACGCCTCCCGCCTGATGCTCCCGCCCGGCACCGACCCGGACGCCTGGCTCCTGTCCGACGGCACCGCCCCCGCCGTCGACGAGTCGGCAGGGCTGCGGCGCGCCCGGGCGGCCACGCTGCTGATGCTGGCGCTGCCCGGATCGTCGTACGTCTACCAGGGCGAGGAACTCGGTCTGCCCGAGGTCGCCGACCTGCCCGCCGAAGTGCTCCAGGACCCGATCTGGGAACAGACCGGCCACACGTCGAAGGGGCGCGACGGCTGCCGGGTGCCGCTGCCGTGGACGACGAGCGGTCCTTCGTACGGCTTCGGGGCAGGGGCCGCGTGGCTGCCGCAGCCGGCGAGTTTCGCGTCGTACGCCGTCGAGGCCCAGGACGGTGTCGAGGGCTCGACGCTGGAGCTGTACCGCAGGGCGCTGCGGCTGCGCCGCAAGCTGCTGGAGGGGGAGGAGCTGACCTGGGTGGCCGACACCCCGCCCGGCGTGCTGGCCTTCGCCCGTGGGGACGGCTGGCGGTGTGTCGCCAACCTGTCGGACACGGCGATCGCGCTGCCGCCGGGAGAGGTGCTGCTGGGCAGCAGGCCGATCGAGGACGGGCGGATCGGGCCGGATACGACGGTCTGGCTGGCGTAG
- a CDS encoding helix-turn-helix domain-containing protein: MAADAKTWTSTSDPELACPVSPVVDIVFSRWTTPILWALHTYGRQRFVELERRITKITPKVLTQRLRQLERDGMIVRTYHPEVPPRVEYEISDLGRSLAPLFAHLAEWASANLEKVEHSRQAYDAERS, from the coding sequence ATGGCCGCTGATGCGAAGACCTGGACGTCGACCTCCGACCCCGAACTCGCCTGCCCCGTCAGCCCGGTCGTGGACATCGTCTTCAGCCGCTGGACCACACCGATCCTCTGGGCCCTCCACACCTACGGCCGGCAGCGCTTCGTCGAGCTGGAGCGGCGGATCACGAAGATCACGCCGAAGGTGCTGACCCAGCGGCTGCGGCAACTGGAGCGCGACGGCATGATCGTGCGCACGTACCACCCGGAGGTCCCGCCCCGCGTCGAGTACGAGATCAGCGACCTCGGCCGCAGCCTCGCCCCGCTCTTCGCCCACCTCGCCGAGTGGGCGTCCGCCAACCTGGAGAAGGTCGAACACTCCCGGCAGGCATACGACGCCGAGCGGTCCTGA
- a CDS encoding SDR family oxidoreductase gives MIVVTGATGNVGRSLVRNLVGAGEPVTATSRSVAEAELPQGVLRRAADLVDAESLRPVLDGADALFLQNGGPSAHRLDPAHLVDVAKAGGVRRIVLLSSQGVATRPGSASHGEVARSIEDAVRQSGLEWTVLRPGGFASNTYAWAESVRTTRTVTAPFGDVGLPVVDPDDIAAVAAVTLRAGGQHAGQVYELTGPAVVTPRQQAAAIGAALGEPVRFNEQSRAEARAQMLRFMPEPVVETTLDILGKPNPTELRISPDTELVLGRAPATYAGWAERNAAAFR, from the coding sequence ATGATCGTGGTGACGGGGGCGACCGGCAATGTGGGGCGGTCGCTCGTACGTAATCTGGTGGGCGCCGGTGAGCCGGTGACCGCGACCTCGCGTTCCGTCGCGGAGGCGGAACTGCCGCAGGGGGTGCTGCGCCGGGCGGCGGACCTCGTCGACGCGGAGAGTCTGCGGCCCGTTCTCGATGGCGCCGACGCGCTGTTCCTGCAGAACGGGGGTCCGAGCGCCCATCGGCTCGACCCCGCGCACCTCGTCGATGTCGCCAAGGCCGGCGGCGTACGGCGGATCGTGCTGCTGTCGTCCCAGGGCGTCGCGACCCGGCCCGGCTCCGCCTCGCACGGGGAGGTGGCCCGGTCCATCGAGGACGCCGTACGGCAGTCCGGGCTGGAGTGGACCGTCCTGCGGCCCGGCGGCTTCGCCTCCAACACCTACGCCTGGGCCGAGTCGGTGCGTACGACGCGGACCGTCACCGCGCCGTTCGGTGACGTCGGGCTGCCCGTCGTCGACCCGGACGACATCGCGGCGGTCGCGGCGGTGACTCTACGGGCGGGAGGTCAACATGCCGGGCAGGTCTACGAGTTGACCGGACCCGCTGTCGTCACGCCCAGGCAGCAGGCCGCGGCGATCGGGGCCGCGCTCGGCGAACCGGTGCGGTTCAACGAGCAGTCCCGTGCCGAGGCTCGCGCGCAGATGCTGCGGTTCATGCCCGAGCCCGTCGTCGAGACGACCCTCGACATCCTCGGCAAGCCGAACCCGACGGAGCTGCGGATCAGCCCCGATACCGAACTGGTCCTCGGGCGGGCGCCGGCCACCTACGCCGGCTGGGCGGAGCGCAACGCCGCCGCCTTCCGGTGA
- a CDS encoding LAETG motif-containing sortase-dependent surface protein, with amino-acid sequence MSIARRVTARRLLTTGAASLALCAATVASASGAWATGTPGGEGWKSGGAYQPGTGAGTETGTDRCQFSLDGAKFFDSVKVDDVNLRPTDDGKVHISVRTAGDATTCTASLASYLAHGATFATSGEQVFVDFDTATVKPGQTDTLDISVPDAGCFAQIDLYRGKVKYDGDFDANDGFEHGDLPKGPDRPVIKDKLIAAWNGGTKDCTTVPSEPPAESTPPAESTPPAESTPPAEETTPPPTEPPSETPSTPTASESSTPPAPAPNGGGDDLAETGGSSATMPIAIGATVLLAGGAGIVVMTRRRRTSN; translated from the coding sequence ATGTCCATAGCGAGACGTGTCACCGCGCGCCGCCTCCTGACCACGGGCGCCGCGTCACTCGCCCTCTGCGCCGCCACCGTCGCCTCCGCCTCCGGCGCCTGGGCCACCGGCACGCCCGGCGGCGAGGGCTGGAAGTCGGGCGGCGCCTACCAGCCCGGCACCGGCGCGGGCACGGAAACCGGAACCGACCGCTGCCAGTTCTCGCTCGACGGCGCCAAGTTCTTCGACTCGGTCAAGGTCGACGACGTCAACCTCCGGCCCACCGACGACGGCAAGGTGCACATCTCCGTCCGCACCGCCGGCGACGCCACCACCTGCACCGCCTCCCTCGCCTCCTACCTCGCCCACGGCGCCACCTTCGCCACCTCCGGCGAGCAGGTCTTCGTCGACTTCGACACCGCGACCGTCAAGCCGGGCCAGACCGACACCCTCGACATCTCGGTGCCGGACGCGGGCTGCTTCGCGCAGATCGACCTGTACCGCGGCAAGGTCAAGTACGACGGCGACTTCGACGCGAACGACGGCTTCGAGCACGGCGACCTGCCCAAGGGCCCGGACCGCCCGGTCATCAAGGACAAGCTGATCGCCGCGTGGAACGGCGGCACGAAGGACTGCACGACCGTTCCTTCCGAGCCCCCGGCCGAGTCGACCCCGCCGGCCGAGTCCACGCCTCCGGCCGAGTCCACCCCGCCGGCCGAGGAGACGACGCCTCCGCCGACCGAGCCGCCGTCCGAGACCCCCTCCACCCCGACCGCCTCCGAGTCGTCGACACCCCCCGCCCCCGCCCCGAACGGCGGCGGCGACGACCTCGCCGAGACGGGCGGCAGCAGCGCGACGATGCCGATCGCGATCGGCGCGACGGTGCTGCTGGCAGGCGGCGCAGGGATCGTGGTGATGAC